The following are from one region of the Streptomyces tuirus genome:
- a CDS encoding DUF2267 domain-containing protein encodes MDYNTFLDTITQRASIPPEKAEPLTRATLETLAERLTRGEAEDLASELPKPMKEPLVSPTPEAESFGLDEFINRVSQRAGVSPDEAREGVRAELSTLRDAVSGGEFRHVMSQLPQDFEALVGAPG; translated from the coding sequence ATGGACTACAACACCTTCCTCGACACCATCACCCAGCGCGCCTCCATCCCCCCGGAAAAGGCGGAGCCCCTCACCCGTGCCACCCTGGAAACCCTGGCCGAGCGGCTCACCAGGGGTGAGGCGGAGGACCTCGCGTCCGAACTGCCCAAGCCGATGAAGGAACCGCTGGTCTCTCCCACTCCGGAGGCCGAGTCCTTCGGACTCGACGAGTTCATCAATCGGGTGAGCCAGCGAGCAGGGGTGAGCCCGGACGAGGCCCGCGAGGGCGTACGGGCGGAGCTGAGCACCCTGAGGGACGCGGTCAGCGGTGGCGAGTTCCGCCACGTGATGTCCCAGCTGCCCCAGGATTTCGAGGCCCT
- a CDS encoding type 1 glutamine amidotransferase domain-containing protein gives MTQELRGTRVGILATDGVERVELDQPRGALQGAGAKTEILSLHHGEIQARQFDLNPAGTFPVDRLVADASVDDYHALLLPGGTMNPDQLRMDRDAVRFVKDFMASGKPVASICHGPWTLAEADAVRGRRLTSWPSIRTDLRNAGAEVVADQEVVVDGQLITSRGPADLPAFCAAVVEQFAQAHHPMPG, from the coding sequence GTGACACAGGAACTCCGAGGAACGCGGGTGGGAATCCTGGCCACCGATGGCGTCGAACGCGTGGAACTCGACCAGCCACGCGGTGCGTTGCAGGGCGCAGGGGCGAAGACCGAGATCCTCTCGCTCCATCACGGCGAGATCCAGGCCCGCCAGTTCGACCTCAACCCGGCGGGAACCTTCCCGGTGGACCGTCTGGTCGCCGACGCCTCCGTCGACGACTACCACGCCCTGCTCCTGCCCGGCGGCACCATGAACCCTGACCAGCTGCGCATGGACCGCGACGCGGTGCGGTTCGTCAAAGACTTCATGGCCAGTGGGAAACCGGTCGCATCGATCTGCCACGGCCCGTGGACCCTGGCGGAAGCCGACGCGGTACGCGGCCGCCGTCTGACGTCCTGGCCCAGCATCCGCACCGACCTGCGCAACGCCGGCGCGGAGGTCGTCGCCGACCAGGAGGTGGTCGTCGACGGACAGCTGATCACCAGCCGAGGCCCGGCCGACCTGCCCGCCTTCTGCGCCGCCGTCGTGGAGCAGTTCGCACAGGCGCACCACCCCATGCCCGGCTGA
- a CDS encoding L,D-transpeptidase produces the protein MNMMNRVVVVIATTAVLATGAVTATAQPTAGARSAPHAAAASPVALVFVKNAKDPSNSTLQLWNGRTRVTSYRAGSGLGTAANYGTSAGKQYRNECMKNVGWLPNGTYRPSSFETSRNSRIKGYAIGLPAKNCYPRKTQRSALFIHSEMTRDRKQGPRNGADSPQRWDGASDYKSNGCIKLHPNHIAQLFSYMNKHGRAARLTVR, from the coding sequence ATGAACATGATGAACAGGGTGGTGGTGGTGATCGCCACCACGGCCGTGCTCGCCACCGGAGCGGTCACCGCCACTGCCCAACCGACCGCCGGTGCACGGTCGGCTCCCCACGCCGCGGCCGCGTCCCCCGTGGCGCTGGTGTTCGTGAAGAACGCGAAAGACCCGTCCAACTCGACCCTTCAGCTCTGGAACGGCAGGACCCGCGTCACCAGCTACCGCGCCGGGTCAGGTCTGGGAACTGCGGCCAACTACGGGACGTCTGCGGGCAAGCAGTACCGGAACGAGTGCATGAAGAACGTCGGCTGGCTCCCCAACGGCACGTACCGACCGTCTTCGTTCGAGACCAGCCGGAACAGCAGGATCAAGGGGTACGCCATCGGCCTGCCTGCCAAGAACTGCTACCCGCGCAAGACCCAGCGCAGCGCGCTGTTCATCCACAGCGAGATGACCAGGGACAGGAAGCAGGGGCCCCGCAACGGAGCCGACAGCCCGCAGCGCTGGGACGGGGCGTCGGACTACAAGTCCAACGGCTGCATCAAGCTCCACCCCAACCACATCGCCCAGCTGTTCAGCTACATGAACAAGCACGGGCGCGCTGCCCGGCTCACGGTGCGCTGA
- a CDS encoding ATP-binding protein — protein sequence MTTGEEDCFESLAHSLVRALDAWAACVDGAVSKGRPARKALVRLLEQERDTPEWAARAPIDGPLLSYWLRGRGQLLPGTKHNRLPGVEDSAAVARALKAQAPGNAERLPAIGREISHLAARLQLTAGRGWRRRIGESSFVQAGETGALPQQRGDRGRRDTRADDAAHVPAPRTPVGHSMERATSFVGRTAELVAGSALIERGRLVTLVGVGGVGKTRLAQRLTRDVAHRFEDGVYCVELADLQHGHSVAATVTAAFGLQVSAELDPLRELATALQGRGVLLLLDNCEHLLDGCARTVRTLLALLPRLRVIATSRQPLDIGEEHVLRVMPLDVPLMSDESRRRKDATGRICPETSAVTLFTDRAEAACPGFRVTSANRAAVIQVCRMLDGLPLALEIAARRLRTLTLEELAQRIEHRFRLLGPGGGERTAHPRHRALRALFDWSWDLCTDDERAAWQQLSLCAGGVLLTDAEQLCGATFTHGTRAPVGDRAVDAFATLSGLVDKSLVSRVDVGGHTRLHMLETVRAYGLERLRESDHAQHAVRRHRAYFLDLAARAGAAYGSAEQANWLRRLRPEHPNLRQIVTAVPPAGEPADAVLRAAQGFWLHCLTSGRVGEGAHWMQKIIDRHPCPSESPGAVLPWCRAAWVAGFLLLMHGDRDNADRVIDLADQQLADLSASPGPSDVTADEGERAELAAAFLQLRGLAALMEQDIPQASAYALSSLTAGRWSTMLLTQPQCLAQLGLAAVMQGDRVRALSLLEEALAISASRGDTWHRCYLLWILAIIHGEAGEFPEALGLLRCALRLVEEIEERMGEAVLGDTLAWLLASQGDARSAALVLGAVDRVWKPSGVPRHFGFAHMAAHRRRAVEQVRQMLGETAYTHVYREGQRLALREVLETAFAGHGALDGRHTRWPDKGIGSGRTLHLPK from the coding sequence TTGACGACGGGGGAAGAGGACTGCTTCGAGAGCCTCGCGCACAGTCTCGTACGGGCGCTCGACGCATGGGCCGCGTGCGTGGACGGCGCGGTGTCGAAGGGGCGACCGGCGCGCAAGGCGTTGGTCAGGTTATTGGAGCAGGAGCGGGACACACCGGAGTGGGCGGCGCGCGCCCCCATCGACGGGCCCCTGCTGTCGTACTGGCTCCGCGGTCGTGGGCAGTTGCTTCCTGGCACCAAACACAACCGGCTCCCCGGTGTCGAGGACAGCGCGGCCGTCGCTCGAGCGCTGAAGGCGCAGGCACCCGGCAACGCCGAACGGTTGCCCGCCATCGGCCGCGAGATCTCCCATCTGGCAGCCAGGCTTCAGTTGACGGCAGGACGCGGGTGGCGCCGTCGGATCGGCGAGAGCAGCTTCGTCCAGGCGGGCGAGACCGGCGCCCTGCCGCAACAGCGCGGTGACCGGGGACGGCGGGACACGCGTGCTGACGATGCCGCGCATGTGCCCGCCCCGCGCACTCCTGTCGGGCACAGCATGGAGCGGGCGACCAGCTTTGTCGGCCGGACAGCCGAGCTCGTCGCGGGCAGCGCGCTGATCGAACGCGGCCGCCTCGTCACGCTCGTCGGAGTTGGAGGTGTGGGCAAGACCCGGCTGGCCCAGCGCCTGACCCGGGACGTGGCACATCGCTTCGAGGACGGCGTCTACTGCGTGGAGCTGGCCGATCTCCAGCACGGGCATTCCGTGGCGGCGACAGTCACCGCGGCATTCGGTCTCCAAGTCTCGGCCGAGCTGGATCCGTTGCGCGAGCTTGCCACCGCGTTGCAGGGACGCGGGGTGCTCCTGCTCCTCGACAACTGCGAGCATCTGCTGGACGGGTGTGCCCGGACCGTTCGAACGCTGCTGGCCCTGCTGCCGCGACTCCGCGTCATCGCCACCAGCCGTCAGCCCCTCGACATCGGCGAAGAGCACGTGCTGCGGGTGATGCCCCTGGACGTTCCCCTGATGAGCGACGAGAGCCGGAGGCGGAAGGACGCCACAGGGCGGATCTGTCCGGAAACCTCAGCCGTCACCCTCTTCACAGACCGAGCCGAGGCCGCTTGTCCCGGATTCCGGGTGACCAGCGCCAACCGGGCGGCGGTCATTCAGGTATGCCGCATGCTGGACGGCCTGCCCCTGGCACTTGAGATCGCCGCGCGCCGGCTGCGCACGCTGACGCTGGAGGAACTCGCGCAGCGGATCGAGCACCGGTTTCGCCTGCTCGGTCCGGGAGGCGGTGAGCGCACCGCGCATCCGCGACACCGCGCACTGCGTGCCCTGTTCGACTGGAGCTGGGACCTGTGCACCGATGACGAACGGGCCGCCTGGCAACAACTGTCGCTGTGTGCCGGGGGAGTGCTGCTGACTGATGCCGAGCAGCTCTGCGGGGCCACCTTCACGCACGGAACGCGGGCTCCGGTCGGCGACCGTGCTGTCGACGCCTTCGCAACCCTGTCCGGACTCGTGGACAAGTCCCTCGTCAGCAGGGTGGACGTGGGCGGTCACACCCGGCTCCACATGCTTGAGACGGTCCGCGCCTACGGGCTGGAGCGTCTCAGGGAGAGCGACCACGCGCAGCATGCCGTGCGCCGCCACCGCGCCTACTTCCTCGATCTCGCGGCGCGCGCGGGAGCCGCCTACGGTTCCGCCGAGCAGGCCAACTGGTTGCGGCGGTTGCGCCCCGAGCACCCCAACCTGCGACAGATCGTCACTGCGGTCCCGCCGGCCGGGGAGCCCGCCGACGCCGTCCTGCGTGCGGCCCAGGGCTTCTGGCTGCACTGTCTGACGTCGGGCAGGGTGGGCGAAGGCGCTCACTGGATGCAGAAGATCATCGACCGTCACCCATGCCCGTCCGAGTCGCCGGGAGCGGTCCTGCCCTGGTGCCGCGCCGCATGGGTCGCCGGCTTCCTGCTGCTGATGCACGGCGACCGCGACAACGCCGACCGAGTGATCGACCTGGCGGATCAGCAGCTGGCAGACCTGTCCGCCTCACCCGGCCCGTCGGACGTGACGGCGGACGAAGGGGAGCGGGCCGAGCTTGCCGCCGCCTTCCTTCAACTGCGAGGGCTGGCGGCCCTCATGGAACAGGACATCCCCCAGGCTTCCGCGTACGCCCTGTCCTCACTGACCGCCGGGCGGTGGTCGACGATGCTGCTGACTCAGCCACAGTGTCTTGCTCAACTCGGTCTCGCCGCGGTGATGCAAGGAGACCGCGTGCGGGCCCTTTCCCTGCTGGAGGAAGCCCTCGCCATCTCCGCGTCGCGCGGTGACACGTGGCACCGGTGCTACCTGCTGTGGATCCTCGCCATCATCCACGGAGAGGCCGGGGAGTTTCCGGAGGCCCTCGGTCTTCTGCGGTGTGCCCTCCGGCTCGTGGAGGAGATCGAGGAGCGCATGGGAGAGGCGGTACTGGGCGACACCCTCGCCTGGCTGCTCGCCTCGCAGGGCGACGCCCGCTCGGCAGCACTTGTGCTCGGAGCTGTGGACCGCGTGTGGAAACCCTCCGGCGTTCCCCGGCATTTCGGATTCGCTCATATGGCCGCCCACCGTCGGCGAGCCGTGGAACAGGTACGTCAGATGCTCGGGGAGACGGCCTACACGCACGTCTACCGGGAGGGTCAACGACTCGCTCTGCGCGAAGTGCTGGAAACCGCCTTCGCCGGACACGGGGCACTCGACGGACGCCACACACGGTGGCCCGACAAGGGCATCGGCTCCGGGCGGACACTGCACCTGCCCAAATAG
- a CDS encoding HpcH/HpaI aldolase/citrate lyase family protein translates to MSMPEKSRLVAAARTLLFVPGDRPDRFDKAVHSGTDLVIVDLEDAVAADQKEQARQAAADWPGLDDRTVVRLNAPGTPWFEADLAMAAERGCTVMVPKAEDPAVLGEIASRTAGHCPLIPLVETALGVERAHDVASVRGVVRLAFGNVDLAAQLGVAPDDSLALTYARSRVVLASAAAGILPPVDGVTTAVRDLGALASDTGHARRLGFTGKLCIHPAQIGPVSDGFAPTDSEIRWARAVVDAGESVTTVDGHMVDKPVVERARGILARVAEPHTAG, encoded by the coding sequence ATGAGCATGCCCGAGAAGTCCCGGCTCGTCGCCGCCGCCCGCACGCTGCTCTTCGTTCCGGGCGACCGCCCCGACCGCTTCGACAAGGCCGTCCATTCCGGCACCGACCTCGTCATCGTCGACCTGGAAGACGCCGTCGCCGCCGACCAGAAGGAGCAGGCCCGGCAGGCTGCCGCCGACTGGCCTGGCCTGGACGATCGGACTGTCGTACGCCTCAACGCGCCGGGTACCCCCTGGTTCGAGGCGGACCTCGCCATGGCCGCCGAGCGCGGCTGCACGGTGATGGTGCCGAAGGCCGAGGACCCCGCCGTGCTCGGCGAGATCGCCTCACGCACCGCCGGGCATTGCCCTCTGATTCCACTCGTCGAGACGGCACTTGGCGTCGAGCGGGCACACGATGTGGCCTCCGTTCGGGGAGTCGTGCGACTCGCCTTCGGCAACGTCGACCTGGCCGCCCAACTCGGCGTCGCCCCCGATGACAGCCTGGCCCTGACGTACGCCCGCAGCCGGGTGGTACTCGCCTCGGCGGCAGCCGGCATCCTGCCGCCGGTGGACGGCGTCACCACCGCCGTACGCGACCTGGGCGCTCTCGCCTCCGACACTGGGCACGCCCGCCGTCTGGGCTTCACTGGCAAACTGTGCATCCATCCCGCCCAGATCGGTCCGGTATCCGACGGATTCGCCCCCACCGACAGCGAAATCAGGTGGGCCAGGGCCGTCGTCGACGCCGGGGAGTCGGTCACGACCGTGGACGGCCACATGGTCGACAAGCCGGTAGTGGAGCGGGCCCGCGGCATCCTGGCCCGGGTTGCGGAGCCACACACCGCGGGCTAG
- a CDS encoding MFS transporter, which produces MSQSRTPAPPTHDRKRVTTNVMRGCLGNLVEWYDWFAYATFSIYFASVFFPEGNQTAQLLSTAVVFAVGFLMRPLGGWLLGAYADRFGRRRALTLSVTLMSAGSLTIALAPGHDAIGFWAPALLVLARLAQGLSVGGEFGSSASYLSEVAPPGRRGFYSSFQYVSIVMGQLAALAVAIGLQNVLSEDQLHSWGWRIPFVIGAAAGLIVMYLRRTMEESEHFEREQARKAVQGPDARERKGLIALFTEYPRQLLAVFGLAIGGTVAFYTYTTYLQKYLVNTAGIPKSTVTVIGFAALFVYMLLQPAVGALSDRVGRRPIMFAFSGGCMVLTVPLMTLLGRTGSPWVAFLLMTLALAFVTGYSALAAIIKAEMFPTKVRALGVGLPHALVTATFGGLTEPVALALKNAGHENLFFWYVTGCVGLTFLATLLVREPSRASHLDATQSSAAAPRPSKTAPLS; this is translated from the coding sequence ATGTCGCAGAGCCGCACCCCCGCACCACCCACGCACGACCGCAAACGCGTCACCACGAACGTCATGCGTGGCTGTCTGGGCAACCTGGTCGAGTGGTACGACTGGTTCGCCTACGCAACCTTCAGCATCTACTTCGCGTCCGTCTTCTTCCCCGAAGGGAACCAGACAGCCCAACTGCTCTCCACGGCAGTCGTATTCGCCGTTGGCTTCCTGATGCGTCCCCTCGGCGGCTGGCTGCTCGGCGCCTACGCCGACCGCTTCGGCAGGCGGCGGGCGCTGACCCTGTCGGTCACCCTGATGAGCGCCGGGTCACTGACCATCGCCCTCGCGCCCGGACATGACGCCATCGGCTTCTGGGCCCCTGCCCTCCTGGTCCTGGCCCGGCTGGCCCAGGGCCTGTCCGTCGGCGGCGAGTTCGGGTCGAGCGCCTCCTACCTCTCCGAAGTCGCTCCCCCGGGACGGCGCGGCTTCTACTCCAGCTTCCAGTACGTGTCGATCGTCATGGGCCAGCTCGCCGCTCTGGCCGTGGCGATCGGACTGCAGAACGTGCTCAGCGAGGACCAGCTGCACAGCTGGGGCTGGCGCATCCCGTTCGTGATCGGTGCCGCGGCCGGCCTGATCGTGATGTATCTGCGCCGCACCATGGAGGAGTCGGAGCACTTCGAGCGGGAACAGGCCCGCAAGGCTGTCCAGGGCCCCGATGCCCGTGAACGCAAGGGCCTGATCGCGCTGTTCACCGAATACCCGCGCCAGCTTCTGGCGGTGTTCGGCCTCGCTATCGGCGGCACGGTCGCCTTCTACACCTACACCACGTACTTGCAGAAGTACCTGGTGAACACGGCCGGCATACCGAAGTCCACGGTCACCGTGATCGGCTTCGCCGCACTGTTCGTCTACATGCTGCTGCAGCCTGCCGTCGGCGCCCTGTCCGACCGCGTCGGCCGCCGCCCCATCATGTTCGCCTTCTCCGGCGGCTGCATGGTGCTGACCGTGCCGCTGATGACGCTTCTCGGCCGGACCGGCAGCCCCTGGGTGGCCTTCCTGCTCATGACCCTCGCGCTGGCCTTCGTCACCGGCTACTCCGCGCTGGCCGCCATCATCAAGGCCGAGATGTTCCCCACCAAGGTTCGAGCCCTCGGCGTGGGCCTGCCGCACGCACTGGTCACCGCCACGTTCGGCGGCCTCACCGAGCCCGTCGCACTCGCCCTGAAGAACGCCGGGCACGAGAACCTCTTCTTCTGGTACGTCACCGGGTGCGTCGGCCTCACGTTCCTGGCCACCCTGCTGGTCAGGGAACCTTCCCGGGCCTCTCACCTCGATGCGACTCAGTCCTCCGCCGCGGCCCCGCGGCCGTCGAAGACCGCACCGCTCTCCTGA
- a CDS encoding LysR family transcriptional regulator, whose translation MDVKQLKALVTVAEVGSVTRAAELLHLVQPAVTRQIRTLEEELGVPLFQRTRQGMRPTDAGQIMVDRARRALSELERARAEVQPRSGQVTGIVTVGLLESTSDLLAEQLVATVGRAHPGVDLRLMTGYSGHLQQWLDEGDLDLTLLYNLDNTPSLNARPLVRERLWAVAPASAGLRADKPVAFAEVAAHPLVMPASGHALRTLIDAAAARSDSTMGVTVQTNSMRVQKQLVLAGHGWTILPGVGIAEDVANGSLSAAPLCEPDVWRSIVLGTARYGRVPPAVAVVARALVGRITTAVSQEQWPSAELQTSEDAAADG comes from the coding sequence ATGGACGTCAAGCAGCTGAAGGCGCTGGTCACGGTGGCCGAGGTGGGCAGCGTCACGCGCGCGGCCGAGCTGCTGCACCTGGTGCAGCCCGCGGTCACCAGGCAGATCCGCACCCTTGAGGAGGAACTCGGCGTCCCCCTCTTCCAGCGCACCAGGCAGGGCATGCGCCCCACCGACGCCGGCCAGATCATGGTCGACCGGGCTCGCAGGGCCCTGAGCGAACTGGAGCGGGCGCGAGCCGAGGTTCAGCCCCGCTCCGGGCAAGTGACCGGCATCGTCACCGTCGGCCTGCTGGAGAGTACGAGCGATCTTCTCGCCGAGCAGCTGGTCGCGACTGTCGGCAGAGCGCATCCCGGGGTGGATCTGCGTCTGATGACCGGCTACTCCGGTCATCTTCAGCAATGGCTCGACGAGGGCGACCTCGACCTCACGCTGCTCTACAACCTGGACAACACCCCGTCGCTCAACGCCCGGCCCTTGGTACGGGAGCGCCTGTGGGCGGTCGCGCCCGCATCGGCCGGTCTGCGCGCCGACAAGCCGGTGGCGTTCGCGGAGGTAGCGGCGCACCCCCTGGTCATGCCGGCCTCGGGCCATGCCTTGCGCACGCTGATCGACGCGGCGGCGGCCCGGTCGGACAGCACCATGGGGGTCACTGTGCAGACCAACTCGATGCGTGTACAGAAACAGCTGGTCCTGGCGGGACACGGCTGGACGATCCTGCCCGGCGTCGGCATCGCCGAGGACGTGGCGAACGGCAGCCTCAGCGCCGCACCCCTGTGTGAGCCCGACGTCTGGCGGTCGATCGTCCTGGGGACCGCCCGGTACGGACGCGTGCCCCCGGCCGTCGCGGTCGTCGCCCGGGCGTTGGTCGGCCGGATCACGACGGCCGTCTCGCAGGAGCAATGGCCTTCCGCCGAATTGCAGACATCCGAAGACGCCGCGGCGGACGGGTGA
- a CDS encoding CaiB/BaiF CoA transferase family protein has translation MADNSAPPAGGLPLSGVTVVSIEQAVAAPFATRQLADLGARVIKVERPGGGDFARRYDTTVHGESSYFVWLNRSKESVTLDLKSEEGREVLERLLAQADVFVQNLAPGAAARMGLGAHDLARRFPSLIPCSISGYGTSGPWADRKAYDLLVQCQTGLVSLTGSAEEAARVGVSIADIAAGMYAYSGILTALLTRATQGSVRAVEVSLFEALAEWMGQPAYYTAYNGAQPPRAGTQHATIAPYGTYTAADGTDVLLSVQNEREWAALCEHFLDTPGLIDDPRFATGSARVSHRRELNAILAERVAASDGEDVMKLLDTIGIANAPVNDVKQFLDHPVLAGRDRWRQVRIPGGETVAALLPPVDLTGTTPRMDAVPALGEHTEQILIQLGYDTTRIDAMRTAGAV, from the coding sequence ATGGCCGACAATTCAGCGCCGCCCGCCGGTGGTCTCCCCTTGTCCGGCGTCACCGTCGTGAGTATCGAGCAGGCGGTGGCCGCACCCTTCGCCACCCGTCAGCTCGCCGATCTCGGCGCACGGGTGATCAAGGTGGAGCGGCCGGGTGGGGGCGACTTCGCCCGCCGCTACGACACGACGGTGCACGGCGAGTCCAGCTACTTCGTGTGGCTCAACCGCTCGAAGGAGTCGGTGACGCTCGACCTGAAGTCCGAAGAGGGACGCGAAGTCCTGGAACGACTTCTGGCGCAGGCGGACGTGTTCGTCCAGAATCTCGCCCCCGGTGCCGCGGCCCGCATGGGCCTGGGTGCACACGACCTGGCGCGGCGGTTCCCCTCGCTGATCCCGTGCTCGATCTCCGGATACGGCACGAGCGGCCCCTGGGCCGACCGCAAGGCGTACGACCTGCTCGTCCAGTGCCAGACCGGCCTTGTCTCCCTCACCGGAAGCGCTGAGGAAGCAGCCCGTGTGGGTGTGTCGATCGCCGACATCGCCGCCGGCATGTACGCGTACAGCGGCATCCTCACCGCCCTGCTCACGCGGGCCACACAGGGCTCCGTCCGGGCCGTCGAGGTCTCGCTGTTCGAGGCGCTGGCGGAGTGGATGGGCCAGCCCGCCTACTACACGGCGTACAACGGCGCTCAGCCCCCGAGGGCCGGGACCCAGCACGCCACCATCGCCCCCTACGGCACCTACACCGCCGCCGACGGCACGGACGTCCTTCTCTCCGTGCAGAACGAACGCGAATGGGCTGCCCTGTGCGAGCACTTCCTGGATACCCCCGGGCTGATCGACGACCCGCGCTTCGCCACCGGGTCCGCACGCGTCAGCCATCGCCGGGAACTGAACGCCATTCTGGCGGAGCGTGTCGCCGCCTCGGACGGCGAGGACGTGATGAAGCTGCTGGACACGATCGGCATCGCCAACGCGCCGGTCAACGACGTCAAACAGTTCCTCGACCATCCCGTACTCGCCGGTCGGGACCGCTGGCGCCAGGTTCGGATCCCGGGCGGTGAGACCGTCGCGGCCCTACTGCCGCCGGTGGACCTGACCGGCACCACTCCGCGCATGGATGCCGTCCCTGCCCTCGGCGAGCACACCGAGCAGATCCTCATCCAGCTCGGATACGACACCACCCGGATCGACGCGATGCGAACCGCCGGCGCCGTCTGA
- a CDS encoding acyl-CoA dehydrogenase family protein: MSTLDILSEDEQFIVRTVHDFVDKHVKPVARELDHTNTYPETLIEQMKELGIFGLAVPEEYGGTPVSTPCYVLITEELARGWMSLAGAMGGHTVVAKLLLLFGTEEQKRRYLPRMATGEVRATMALTEPGGGSDLQAMRTVARRDDEGYLVNGAKTWITNSRRSQLIALLCKTDPDASPAHQGISIILVEHGPGLTISRDLPKLGYKGVESCELSFDDYRAPRDAVLGGVEGKGFAQMMKGLETGRLQVAARALGVGRAALEDALAYAQERESFGKPIWKHQSVGNYLADMATSLTAARQLTLYAAREADAGRRVDMEAGMAKLFASETAMQIALNAVRIHGGYGYSTEFDVERYFRDAPLMIVGEGTNEIQRNVIASQLVKRGGLEA, from the coding sequence ATGAGCACTCTCGACATCCTGTCCGAGGACGAGCAGTTCATCGTCCGGACGGTGCACGACTTCGTCGACAAGCACGTCAAGCCCGTCGCGCGGGAACTCGACCACACCAATACCTACCCCGAGACACTCATCGAGCAGATGAAGGAACTCGGCATCTTCGGCCTCGCGGTGCCCGAGGAGTACGGCGGTACTCCCGTCTCCACCCCCTGCTACGTGCTCATCACCGAGGAGCTGGCCCGGGGCTGGATGAGCCTGGCCGGCGCCATGGGCGGCCACACCGTCGTCGCCAAGCTGCTTCTGCTCTTCGGTACCGAGGAGCAGAAGCGACGCTATCTGCCGAGGATGGCCACGGGCGAGGTCCGCGCCACCATGGCACTCACCGAACCCGGTGGCGGCTCCGACCTCCAGGCCATGCGCACGGTCGCCCGCCGTGACGACGAGGGCTACCTCGTGAACGGCGCGAAGACCTGGATCACCAACTCCCGGCGCTCCCAGCTGATCGCCCTCCTGTGCAAGACCGACCCCGATGCCTCCCCCGCCCACCAGGGCATCTCCATCATCCTCGTCGAGCACGGTCCCGGACTGACGATCTCCCGCGACCTGCCGAAGCTCGGATACAAGGGAGTTGAGAGCTGCGAGCTGTCCTTCGACGACTACCGTGCCCCGAGGGACGCCGTACTGGGGGGTGTGGAGGGCAAGGGGTTCGCCCAGATGATGAAGGGCCTGGAGACCGGCCGTCTCCAGGTTGCCGCCCGCGCACTGGGGGTCGGCCGGGCCGCACTGGAGGACGCGCTGGCCTACGCGCAGGAACGCGAGTCGTTCGGCAAGCCGATCTGGAAGCACCAGTCCGTCGGCAACTACCTGGCTGACATGGCGACCTCCCTCACGGCGGCCCGCCAGCTCACGCTCTACGCGGCCCGTGAGGCCGACGCCGGCCGGCGCGTGGACATGGAAGCGGGCATGGCCAAGCTGTTCGCGTCCGAGACGGCCATGCAGATCGCTCTCAACGCCGTCCGCATCCATGGCGGTTACGGCTATTCCACCGAGTTCGACGTGGAGCGCTACTTCAGGGACGCGCCGCTGATGATCGTCGGCGAGGGCACCAACGAGATCCAGCGGAACGTCATCGCGAGCCAGCTGGTCAAGCGAGGAGGACTCGAGGCGTGA